From Sphaerochaeta sp., a single genomic window includes:
- a CDS encoding AI-2E family transporter: protein MEDYTIKEDDSQHWTGGTTLAIIAAIIVLAALKATKDIAIPIVLSVFIFFLLSPLLDRLDKLHVPHFIGITICFLLLVCIVGFAWWVLYKTVSMLVSMVPVYLDRITALDRLLTQKFSNYVTVPEGKTFLSQIPVQWRDMLVGGVTTVSTQLISVIKVCVLVILFVLFLLMEKQLFMPKVLHAFNDSNGPMVAMLGERISRQVSTYLLLKAVISFLTGLMFYLTALIAGMDVPMLYGVLAFVFNFIPSIGSIIVTALTVVMALIQFAPHWGLVIFVAVMTISTQMILGNIIDPKLQGGQLNLSPLVILISLSIWGYIWGIVGMFIAVPLTSCAEILCANIKRLRPIAILLSSGKSYQRQRDQERKDKKKNKRGGVDIPKPMQQVDAIFPDSFDDKK, encoded by the coding sequence ATGGAAGATTACACGATCAAAGAGGACGATTCCCAGCATTGGACAGGGGGGACCACCCTTGCCATCATCGCTGCGATCATCGTCCTGGCGGCATTGAAAGCCACCAAGGATATCGCCATTCCCATCGTTCTCTCCGTATTCATCTTTTTTCTGCTTTCCCCGCTGTTGGATCGGCTGGACAAACTCCACGTACCCCATTTCATCGGCATCACCATCTGCTTTCTGCTTTTGGTGTGCATCGTTGGCTTTGCCTGGTGGGTGCTGTACAAGACCGTCTCCATGCTGGTCTCAATGGTGCCGGTCTATCTGGACCGGATCACCGCGCTGGATCGGTTGCTTACCCAGAAGTTCTCCAACTACGTGACAGTGCCGGAGGGCAAGACGTTTCTTTCCCAGATTCCTGTGCAGTGGAGGGACATGCTGGTCGGCGGTGTGACCACCGTCTCCACCCAGTTGATCTCCGTCATCAAGGTGTGCGTGCTGGTCATCCTGTTCGTGCTGTTCCTGCTGATGGAAAAGCAACTGTTCATGCCCAAGGTGCTCCATGCGTTCAATGATTCCAACGGTCCGATGGTCGCCATGCTGGGGGAGCGTATTTCCCGACAGGTGTCCACCTACCTGCTCCTCAAGGCGGTGATCAGCTTTCTCACCGGTCTGATGTTCTACCTGACCGCATTGATCGCCGGCATGGACGTGCCGATGCTCTACGGAGTTCTGGCGTTTGTCTTCAACTTCATCCCGTCCATTGGCTCGATCATCGTGACGGCGTTGACCGTCGTGATGGCCTTGATCCAATTCGCTCCCCATTGGGGTCTGGTGATTTTCGTCGCCGTGATGACCATCTCCACCCAGATGATTCTGGGCAACATCATCGATCCCAAACTGCAGGGCGGCCAGCTGAACCTCTCTCCTCTGGTGATTTTGATCTCCCTGTCCATCTGGGGGTACATCTGGGGCATCGTCGGCATGTTCATCGCCGTCCCGCTGACCAGTTGTGCCGAGATCCTCTGCGCCAACATCAAACGGCTTCGGCCGATCGCCATTCTGCTGTCCAGCGGCAAATCGTACCAGCGCCAGCGGGACCAGGAACGGAAAGACAAGAAAAAGAACAAGCGTGGCGGTGTAGACATTCCCAAACCGATGCAACAGGTGGACGCAATCTTCCCTGATTCCTTTGACGACAAGAAATGA
- a CDS encoding DNA repair protein, protein MTDFPDLSPEEAASYLDAPTDETEFVAFILHFYHQHGRSFPWRDTDDPYRVLLSEVMLQQTQTGRVEAKYAEFLALWPDFRALAEAPFPDLLTHWLGLGYNRRARALQQAAKATSAWGWTIPDDKEVILSLPGVGPSTASAIRCFCYHQPDIYLETNIRRVLLHVFHPGEEGVKDKVLSNLLASFFPSCGDPKPWYYALMDYGVLLKRLIPNPNRRSASYHTQSTFQGSDRQVRGALLHVLAETGERSLSQLESQLPFEPERVSSMLKRLSDEGLVAETECRYRINDI, encoded by the coding sequence ATGACCGATTTTCCTGACCTCAGTCCAGAAGAAGCAGCCTCGTATCTTGACGCCCCGACGGACGAGACGGAATTTGTCGCGTTCATTCTCCATTTTTATCATCAACACGGCCGTTCGTTTCCCTGGCGGGATACGGATGATCCCTACCGCGTCCTGCTCTCCGAAGTGATGCTCCAGCAGACGCAGACGGGCAGGGTGGAGGCGAAGTACGCCGAATTTCTTGCCCTGTGGCCGGACTTCCGCGCGTTGGCCGAAGCCCCGTTTCCCGACCTCCTGACCCATTGGCTGGGACTGGGGTACAACCGTCGTGCCCGGGCGTTGCAGCAAGCCGCCAAGGCGACATCCGCCTGGGGCTGGACGATTCCCGATGACAAGGAAGTGATCCTCTCTCTTCCCGGCGTGGGGCCGTCCACCGCGTCGGCGATCCGCTGTTTCTGCTACCATCAGCCGGACATCTATCTGGAGACCAATATCCGGAGGGTGCTGCTTCACGTGTTCCATCCGGGGGAGGAAGGGGTGAAGGACAAGGTCCTCTCCAACCTCCTTGCGTCATTCTTCCCCTCCTGCGGGGATCCCAAACCGTGGTACTACGCCCTGATGGACTACGGCGTCCTCCTCAAGCGGTTGATCCCCAACCCCAACCGAAGGAGCGCTTCCTACCATACCCAGTCGACGTTCCAGGGTTCCGACCGGCAGGTGCGCGGCGCTCTCCTGCATGTGCTTGCCGAAACCGGCGAACGTTCCCTCTCCCAACTGGAATCCCAGTTGCCGTTTGAACCGGAGCGGGTCTCTTCCATGCTGAAGCGGCTTTCCGATGAAGGGTTGGTGGCGGAGACGGAATGCCGGTACCGGATCAACGACATCTGA
- a CDS encoding sugar phosphate isomerase/epimerase: protein MIRLGTTSYIIPDAIIPNVRFLSGKVQDVELVLFESKEASNLPTAQEIQTLALLARQGDLTYTVHFPLDVWPGAADETLRRTAVETYLRIIRLTDPLPVFSYVLHLTPEAWGAVPSTDMDRWLSQLDRSLQELTGESGVDPSRFCAETLSYPFSLVLPLVRRHHLSVTLDIGHIWLMGYDAGRAARQLLPAARIIHIHGVRDGKDHRSLADGDPRLVDAFLSQVVRQEAQDGVDRVVTIEVFGQEKFFSSKPLLEKPLRRILAPTRHEHGDD, encoded by the coding sequence ATGATCCGCTTGGGAACCACCAGCTACATCATCCCGGATGCCATCATCCCCAACGTCCGTTTCCTCTCCGGCAAGGTGCAGGATGTCGAGCTGGTGCTGTTCGAAAGCAAGGAAGCGAGCAATCTCCCCACAGCGCAGGAAATCCAGACGTTGGCTCTGCTTGCCAGGCAAGGGGATCTGACCTACACGGTTCATTTTCCCTTGGATGTCTGGCCGGGGGCTGCGGACGAGACGCTCCGCAGAACGGCGGTGGAGACCTACCTGAGGATCATCCGCCTGACCGATCCGCTTCCTGTGTTCTCCTACGTGCTTCATCTGACTCCGGAGGCGTGGGGCGCCGTCCCCTCGACGGACATGGACCGCTGGCTTTCCCAGCTGGACCGCTCGCTGCAAGAGCTGACCGGGGAGAGCGGGGTGGATCCCTCGCGCTTCTGCGCCGAGACGCTCAGCTACCCGTTTTCTCTGGTGCTTCCCCTGGTGCGCCGTCACCATCTTTCCGTCACGCTGGACATCGGCCACATCTGGCTGATGGGCTATGACGCTGGGCGAGCGGCACGTCAATTGCTTCCTGCTGCCCGTATCATCCATATCCACGGGGTTCGGGACGGCAAGGACCACCGGAGCCTTGCCGATGGAGATCCCCGTCTGGTTGACGCTTTCCTGTCCCAGGTGGTACGGCAGGAAGCTCAGGACGGCGTGGACCGGGTGGTGACCATCGAGGTGTTCGGACAGGAGAAGTTTTTCTCCTCAAAACCGTTGTTGGAGAAGCCGTTACGGCGTATACTTGCACCCACGAGGCATGAGCATGGCGACGATTGA
- a CDS encoding nicotinate-nucleotide--dimethylbenzimidazole phosphoribosyltransferase, whose amino-acid sequence MPTESEYRTALLHKAMLPGALGAMEDLAVRLALMGSFNLEQPELLLFCADHGVTKEGVTHSATEISFQMARSFAHGYGVSGLFCSLNRISLSVIDVGLDTDQTDPLLVDRKIARGTRDFLQEEAMTEEQCARALEIGSDEVGKALGRGCDILLFGEMGVGNSASASAILSRRLGVPASLVTGSASKLGSAELAHKIQVIEQALSRHPARDGFSLLCSFGGFETAAIAGGMIRASREGLPILLDGLITYAAALCACAMDASVPRHLIAGHRSASPGSDLVLKTLGLTPVLDLGMQLGEGSGAAAAWPVVRLASHLFRDLKEFGDLGVTDSTRHLKELGIL is encoded by the coding sequence ATGCCTACCGAATCGGAGTACCGAACCGCATTGCTCCACAAAGCGATGCTCCCTGGCGCGTTGGGTGCCATGGAGGATCTTGCCGTGCGTCTTGCGTTGATGGGTTCCTTCAATCTGGAGCAACCGGAACTGTTGCTTTTCTGCGCTGACCATGGAGTGACCAAGGAAGGAGTGACGCACAGCGCCACGGAGATTTCCTTCCAGATGGCCCGCTCATTCGCCCATGGCTACGGCGTATCCGGTCTGTTCTGTTCCTTGAACCGTATCTCTTTGTCCGTCATCGATGTCGGACTGGATACCGATCAGACGGATCCTCTGCTTGTCGACCGGAAGATCGCCCGTGGCACCAGGGATTTCCTTCAGGAAGAGGCCATGACGGAAGAACAGTGCGCCAGGGCATTGGAAATCGGGTCGGATGAAGTGGGCAAGGCGTTGGGACGTGGATGCGACATCCTGCTCTTCGGAGAGATGGGGGTGGGGAACTCCGCTTCCGCGTCCGCAATCCTCTCCCGGCGCCTCGGCGTCCCCGCCTCCCTTGTGACGGGAAGCGCCTCCAAACTGGGGAGCGCGGAACTGGCCCATAAGATCCAGGTGATCGAACAAGCCCTTTCCCGCCATCCCGCCCGGGATGGGTTCTCTTTGCTCTGTTCGTTTGGAGGCTTTGAAACGGCGGCCATCGCCGGGGGGATGATCCGTGCAAGCAGGGAAGGGCTCCCCATTCTTTTGGATGGCTTGATCACCTACGCCGCCGCCCTCTGCGCCTGTGCTATGGATGCGTCCGTACCGCGTCATTTGATCGCCGGACACCGGTCCGCTTCCCCTGGCTCCGATCTCGTCCTGAAGACACTGGGTCTCACCCCGGTGCTGGACCTGGGCATGCAGCTCGGGGAAGGGAGCGGAGCCGCCGCGGCATGGCCGGTGGTGCGGCTTGCCAGTCACCTCTTTCGTGACCTGAAGGAGTTTGGCGACCTCGGGGTGACGGACAGCACCCGCCACCTGAAGGAGCTGGGAATCCTATGA
- the cobU gene encoding bifunctional adenosylcobinamide kinase/adenosylcobinamide-phosphate guanylyltransferase produces the protein MATIDVHQLYKETKEDRDTIESAVGGMRIRVKSRGRITLIIGGERSGKSSYAQDYALDAASDTNSRYFIATAERMDDEMSRRIIAHQTSRAGRFHTIEEPIKLAEAIRSLPADAQVCVVDCLTVWMGNLIYHKALDGAVDSLLSVLENPPCDIVLVTNETGLGVIPADPESRLFVEQAGRLHQKVAALARNVIVMIAGIPVPIKGKLL, from the coding sequence ATGGCGACGATTGACGTTCATCAGTTGTACAAGGAAACGAAAGAGGACAGGGATACCATTGAAAGCGCGGTCGGGGGAATGCGCATCCGGGTGAAAAGCCGTGGCCGCATCACATTGATCATCGGAGGGGAGCGGAGTGGAAAGAGCTCCTACGCCCAGGATTACGCGTTGGACGCCGCCAGTGACACCAATAGCCGGTACTTCATCGCCACGGCGGAGCGGATGGATGATGAGATGAGCCGCAGGATCATCGCCCATCAGACATCCCGGGCCGGACGGTTCCATACCATCGAGGAGCCGATCAAACTGGCCGAGGCGATCCGCTCGCTTCCCGCCGACGCCCAGGTGTGCGTCGTTGACTGCCTGACCGTCTGGATGGGTAATCTGATCTACCACAAAGCGCTGGACGGTGCGGTGGACAGCCTGTTGTCCGTCCTTGAAAACCCGCCATGCGACATCGTGCTGGTGACCAATGAGACGGGCCTGGGAGTGATTCCCGCCGATCCGGAGAGCAGGCTGTTTGTCGAACAGGCCGGCCGGCTCCATCAGAAGGTCGCCGCGTTGGCCCGCAACGTCATCGTGATGATCGCCGGCATCCCTGTGCCGATCAAAGGAAAGCTGTTGTGA